In Carassius gibelio isolate Cgi1373 ecotype wild population from Czech Republic chromosome B19, carGib1.2-hapl.c, whole genome shotgun sequence, one DNA window encodes the following:
- the LOC127979720 gene encoding H-2 class I histocompatibility antigen, Q9 alpha chain isoform X1, with product MQLVLGLLLVGVHLVCAGTHSLRYFYTGVSGVRDLPELTVVGRVDDQQFMYFDSKIMKAVSKTEWIRQSEGEDYWDSQTQTDITYHRSFKNNIQVAKERFNQTTGVHTFQQMYGCDWDDQTGEINAFYQYGYDGEDFLSLDLKEMRWISPVQQGFITVQKWNNIGALLERDKRYFNTECIEWLQKYLEYGKSSLKKTVSPQVSLLQRSSSSSVSCHATGFYPKEVTISWMKNDQEHHEDVVLGELLPNEDRTFQKTSTIKVTPEEWKNNKFICVVQHQGETKRVNEIGTNPAPSPIGIIIGVVVAVLLLIVIGVAGYKVYQKKKGFKPVNASDDGSNSSDHTDPKA from the exons GAACACACTCTCTGAGATACTTCTACACTGGTGTGTCTGGAGTCCGTGACCTCCCAGAGCTCACTGTGGTTGGTCGGGTTGATGATCAGCAGTTTATGTACTTTGACAGCAAGATAATGAAGGCTGTGTCAAAGACTGAGTGGATCAGACAGAGTGAAGGAGAAGATTACTGGGACAGTCAGACTCAGACTGATATTACCTACCATCGGAGCTTCAAAAACAACATCCAAGTAGCAAAGGAACGCTTCAACCAGACAACAG GTGTGCACACGTTCCAGCAAATGTACGGCTGTGATTGGGATGATCAGACTGGAGAAATAAATGCATTCTACCAGTATGGATATGATGGAGAGGACTTTCTGTCTCTGGAtctgaaggagatgagatggattTCTCCAGTGCAGCAAGGATTCATCACTGTTCAGAAGTGGAACAATATCGGAGCTCTTCTTGAGAGAGACAAACGTTACTTCAACACTGAGTGCATCGAGTGGTTGCAGAAGTATCTGGAGTATGGAAAGAGCAGCCTGAAGAAAACAG tcTCTCCTCAGGTGTCTTTGCTGCAGAGGTCTTCCTCATCTTCAGTCTCGTGTCATGCTACAGGTTTTTACCCCAAAGAAGTAACAATCTCCTGGATGAAGAATGACCAAGAGCATCATGAGGATGTTGTTCTTGGTGAACTTCTTCCCAATGAGGACAGGACCTTTCAGAAGACCAGCACCATCAAAGTTACACCTGAAGAGTGGAAGAACAACAAGTTCATCTGTGTGGTGCAGCATCAGGGTGAAACCAAGAGAGTGAATGAGATCGGGACTAACCCGG CTCCTTCTCCCATCGGCATCATCAttggtgttgttgttgctgtCCTCCTGTTGATTGTGATTGGTGTCGCTGGGTATAAGGTCTATCAGAAAAAGAAAG gCTTCAAACCTGTCAATG CATCTGATGATGGTTCAAACAGCTCAGATCATACAGATCCAAAAGCATAA